The sequence TAGCCGAGCTATTTTCAGCCAAAACAGCCTTTAACTTTTGCTCTTTTATGGTAACAAAAATCTCCATTTTCTCTCCTAAAACAAAGCTAAAAAGACAAAAAAGCGATAAAATCACTCGCATTTTTTGCCACCTTTGGCGTGTGGGTCGCTTTTGGCTTTTATGGCAGTTTCGTAGAATTCAATTTTTTTATCCACGCAATCAAGCGCTGATTTTATCTCATCAAGCTCATTTAAAATTCTGCTTTTTTCTTCTTTTATCATCGCTAGGCGAATTTCTAGCGTGCTATCGCCTTTGATAGCTAAATTTATATACTCTCTAAGCCGTTTAACGCTCATACCCATTTTACGAAAACGCACAACCCATTCTACCCACTCTATATCGCTCTTGCTAAAATACCTAATACCGCTAGGGCTATGCTCAACCAAAGGAAAAAGCCCATTATCACACCAATAACGCAAAGTGCGTGGGCTTACGCCTGTTTTTTGTGAGACTTCTATGATTGTGTATGCCATTATTTGCTAGCCTCTATTACAGCGGCGGTGGCATTTAGTGAGCGTGGATAGCCTATAAGAGCGATATTTGCGTTGATTAGGGCGATTAATTTTTCTTTATTTAAACCTTGAAGAAAAATAGCTTTTGCGTGAGCTTTCATCTGTGCTGATGTATCTCCTTGAGCAGCTAAAAGAAAAAATGTGATAATCTCACGCTCGTCTAGGCTTAAAATCTCAGTTCTAGTGTAATAATCCCCAAAGCAATTTTGGCTTAAATACCTGCCGATTTGTGCGTAGTCGCCACTCATACTCTGCGTAGTAGCACTGCCAAAAAGCTCTATTTGTAAATTTTGCCCATTTTTAAGTCTATTTTCATCACTTTCTAGGGCAAAATCTGTGATTTTAACCCCTTTACGCTTATAAATTTCACTTGTAACAAAGATAAATTCCCTAATCCTAGCCATACCAAGATAAGCCGTGCTTTGGCGTAAAAGCTCCATTATCTCATCAGCTTTTAACTCACTTTTTTCTACTCTTTCTTGCCATAGTCTAACTGAACCAGATGCTATTATCGCAGCTAGATTACTAAGCTCAATTTGCCTAGGGCTAAGCCCAGCTTTTATACTGTCATTTTTACTACTTTTCTCAAAGTTTTCAAATATCGCTTTAAGCGTTGTATCTTCTATATCTGCACTCATCAAAACACCCCCAAACACCGCAAAAACAGCTAAAATCTTTTTCATTGAAGTTCTCTTAAAGCACTTTCAAACTCTTCGTCGCTTACTTTTTCTAGCCAAGTGGTTTTATTTGGCATTCCCATGACTGAAATGTGTGCCATTTGCGTGGTTTTGCCACCTGCGTGAAAATGTTTAGCGTCGCTATCTATTTTGATAATTGAGCCGGGCTGTGCTTTTATGGCTTTTTGCCCCTCTATTTTTACTACGCCCTCGCCACTTAGGATGATTAGCAGCTGACCCTTTTCGTGTGTGTGCCAATGCGTGCGAGAACAAGGCTCGAAAGTTACTAAACTAGCATTAGCACTTCTGCCACCCTGTGCATCATCAAAGGTATTTAGATAGGTAGTGCCGGTGAAGTATTTGCTATACGGATTTATCTCACCACGCTCAAATGGCAAATCCTGCGAAAAAGCCGCAGCAGCTGCGCTAAGAGTTAAAATAGTTTTTTTCATTTTGCTTCCTTTTTTAAAAGTTTAGCAAAAATTATAAAACATTACACCAAGTGTAAGTCAAGAAAATTTAGAAAAATGTTGTAAAAATATGATTAATTTTGCTAAAGTGTTGGCTTAAGCTAGTGGTCATAAATACGCAAAAGCTCTTAGAGATTATATGATATTTTAGCAAAGCATCAC is a genomic window of Campylobacter devanensis containing:
- a CDS encoding MerR family transcriptional regulator, with the protein product MAYTIIEVSQKTGVSPRTLRYWCDNGLFPLVEHSPSGIRYFSKSDIEWVEWVVRFRKMGMSVKRLREYINLAIKGDSTLEIRLAMIKEEKSRILNELDEIKSALDCVDKKIEFYETAIKAKSDPHAKGGKKCE
- a CDS encoding carboxymuconolactone decarboxylase family protein; this encodes MKKILAVFAVFGGVLMSADIEDTTLKAIFENFEKSSKNDSIKAGLSPRQIELSNLAAIIASGSVRLWQERVEKSELKADEIMELLRQSTAYLGMARIREFIFVTSEIYKRKGVKITDFALESDENRLKNGQNLQIELFGSATTQSMSGDYAQIGRYLSQNCFGDYYTRTEILSLDEREIITFFLLAAQGDTSAQMKAHAKAIFLQGLNKEKLIALINANIALIGYPRSLNATAAVIEASK
- a CDS encoding cupin domain-containing protein, coding for MKKTILTLSAAAAAFSQDLPFERGEINPYSKYFTGTTYLNTFDDAQGGRSANASLVTFEPCSRTHWHTHEKGQLLIILSGEGVVKIEGQKAIKAQPGSIIKIDSDAKHFHAGGKTTQMAHISVMGMPNKTTWLEKVSDEEFESALRELQ